The Argopecten irradians isolate NY chromosome 16, Ai_NY, whole genome shotgun sequence genome window below encodes:
- the LOC138310618 gene encoding uncharacterized protein, whose amino-acid sequence MSGVKRSRHWEIVRLLLAVVLFAMGTILLELSFSLSRYDLVEVTEEAIPDILRIEEIPTAAPNVNDTQNGTKYLAYDENFTYPLNLNLVSLINDAIMYRKHIPIPAINPHPYPYLVKPASCLLPEKFTSDKKILVLVKSYIGNVDQRIALRMLWEKVQDPLMSKFFVLGTYRKGLKIKRWHIEQETALYRDIIMEDFVDTYMNNTIKTIMAFNWAMSVCPQADLILFHDDDYHVQYDKLASYIRELSRSKVTGLYIGSLAVNAPPYREKNDRWYLSYDDYPYNIFPPYIGGGAFVVSRDVAQKFQFAFPFVRYLGIDDVYLGIVARKLSILPKNESRLDTICPETFAKECSHDAEKLLIENCTLAINKREITALRIKMEKYMKEREVEKVDIKFIDTKTYLSFDHNFSYPLKINMQAYVNGRLRNKLKTRYNAINIFHYKISYNPSECVFKPSKIYNKNILILVKSYVKNFQQREVIRQMWNSSSTSKKDMDEKLVFLLAFGLQNTTQLDIHDESERYGDILQARFIDQYKNNTLKTMMAYNWAMEKCSKADLLLFLDDDFYVHRRQLLTHLRGIPKQRYLYMGNVMKDQLPYRGKGHRWSLDADEYPFDKLPLYANGGAYVVSSDVAQRFQIAFPYVKYLAIDDVFVGIVAKKLHIVPRHDELFDQKQKNALVYECSHIPSRLLLNQCPLSGRMLISNTTKLVERNDSFWNKIRLFNSYFFNKAD is encoded by the coding sequence ATGAGCGGCGTAAAGCGATCAAGACACTGGGAAATAGTGCGGCTACTTCTGGCGGTTGTATTGTTTGCCATGGGAACTATTTTGCTTGAATTATCATTCTCCTTATCTCGGTATGACCTTGTAGAAGTAACAGAAGAAGCGATTCCTGATATATTGAGAATTGAAGAAATACCAACAGCCGCACCAAATGTCAATGACACACAGAATGGAACCAAGTATTTGGCCTATGATGAGAACTTTACGTACCCGTTGAATCTGAATTTAGTTTCCTTGATTAATGACGCCATTATGTATAGAAAACACATACCTATACCCGCCATAAATCCACATCCTTATCCGTATTTAGTGAAGCCTGCATCTTGTCTTCTTCCCGAGAAATTTACATCTGACAAAAAGATTCTCGTGTTAGTAAAATCTTACATAGGCAATGTTGACCAACGAATTGCACTGCGAATGCTATGGGAAAAGGTGCAAGACCCGTTGATGTCAAAATTCTTTGTTCTCGGTACGTACAGAAAAGGTTTAAAGATTAAACGCTGGCATATCGAACAGGAAACCGCACTCTATCGGGACATTATCATGGAGGATTTCGTAGATACGTATATGAACAACACCATAAAAACTATCATGGCGTTTAACTGGGCTATGTCCGTATGTCCACAAGCCGATCTCATTCTTTTCCATGACGATGACTATCACGTTCAGTATGATAAACTCGCCTCCTACATTAGAGAGTTATCTCGGTCAAAGGTCACAGGGTTATATATCGGTAGTTTGGCAGTAAATGCGCCGCCATACCGAGAGAAAAATGATAGATGGTACCTTTCATACGATGACTACCCTTACAATATTTTCCCGCCATATATAGGGGGCGGAGCGTTTGTTGTGTCCAGAGATGTTGCGCAGAAATTTCAATTTGCGTTTCCGTTCGTCAGATATCTAGGCATAGATGATGTTTATCTTGGAATTGTTGCAAGAAAACTCTCTATTTTGCCAAAGAATGAAAGTAGGCTCGATACAATTTGTCCCGAAACTTTTGCAAAAGAATGTTCACATGATGCCGAAAAGTTACTTATAGAGAATTGTACACTTGCCATTaataaaagggagataactgctCTGAGGATTAAAATGGAGAAGTATATGAAAGAGAGGGAGGTTGAAAAGGTCGACATAAAGTTCATTGACACTAAGACCTATTTGTCCTTTGATCACAATTTTTCTTAcccattgaaaataaatatgcaGGCTTATGTCAACGGCCGACTAAGGAATAAGCTGAAAACCAGATATAACGCTATCAATATATTTCactataaaatatcttataaccCATCAGAATGTGTCTTTAAACCAAGcaaaatatacaacaaaaatatcCTTATTTTAGTTAAATCTTACGTGAAGAATTTccaacaaagggaggtaattcgtCAAATGTGGAATTCTTCATCCACATCAAAGAAAGACATGGACGAAAAATTGGTTTTCCTTTTAGCATTCGGATTGCAAAATACAACACAATTAGATATACACGATGAGAGTGAAAGATACGGGGATATTTTGCAAGCTCGTTTTATCgaccaatataaaaataatacactGAAAACTATGATGGCGTATAACTGGGCTATGGAGAAGTGCAGTAAGGCAGACCTACTGTTGTTTCTTGATGACGATTTCTATGTACACAGGAGACAGTTACTAACACACTTGAGAGGAATTCCAAAGCAGCGATATCTCTATATGGGCAATGTGATGAAAGACCAGCTCCCGTATCGTGGGAAAGGTCACAGGTGGAGCTTGGACGCTGACGAGTACCCATTTGATAAGCTACCTCTTTACGCAAACGGTGGCGCATATGTTGTATCCTCTGACGTTGCTCAGAGATTTCAAATTGCTTTCCCGTATGTAAAGTACCTGGCCATTGATGATGTATTCGTTGGAATAGTGGCGAAGAAGCTCCATATAGTTCCAAGGCATGATGAATTGTTTGATCAAAAACAAAAGAACGCACTTGTTTACGAGTGTTCGCACATTCCGTCTCGATTGCTACTTAACCAATGTCCCCTGTCTGGGCGAATGCTTATTTCTAACACTACCAAACTTGTCGAACGTAACGATAGTTTCTGGAATAAGATTAGATTATTTAATTCTTATTTCTTTAATAAAGCAGATTAA
- the LOC138310487 gene encoding phospholipid phosphatase 1-like: MTGVNLNMETNSNQNGREVLSIWQSCSALVVEVIAFIIVLIVSILLVINAFNIKPYDRGFFCDDQSLMFPYKEDTISSAQAAAIALFVFPIVAIVVEILYILSELHSEYTMKEIIYAVLRSLYSLVLFYILGLAITQSVVSMMKLSAGRLRPNFFAWCNPEYNATGCDVGGGYITDFVCTNSNMDDVIDSKQSFPSGHSSSAVYAFTYVAIFLEIRLRYQLKWRLYLRMIGPVIQTLLIIAALYICLSRIQDNKHHPTDVLGGAVVGLVFCLITIFSWSRDEIFKPRPTASKSLPVVQNSFRKHPSHISSSQNPIMQSTYSIANSSQEVTIEVPSSPL, encoded by the exons ATGACAGGTGTAAATTTGAACATGGAAACTAATTCAAATCAGAATGGGCGTGAGGTTTTGTCAATATGGCAGTCTTGCTCGGCTTTGGTTGTGGAAGTCATCGCATTTATCATAG tcCTCATCGTCAGTATCCTCCTAGTGATCAACGCCTTTAACATAAAGCCCTACGATCGAGGGTTTTTCTGTGATGACCAGTCGCTCATGTTCCCATATAAGGAGGATACAATCAGCTCCGCTCAGGCTGCTGCCATTGCACTGTTCGTTTTCCCGATTGTG GCCATAGTTGTTGAAATCCTCTACATCTTGTCAGAACTTCACAGTGAATATACCATGAAAGAAATCATATATGCTGTACTGAGATCTTTGTATTCCTTGGTTCTATTTTACATTCTTGGCCTTGCTATCACACAATCCGTAGTTTCTATGATGAAACTCTCCGCCGGCAGACTTCGACCAAATTTCTTTGCCTGGTGTAACCCAGAATACAACGCAACTGGATGTGACGTTGGAGGGGGTTACATAACTGATTTTGTCTGTACAAATAGCAACATGGATGATGTGATCGATTCCAA ACAGTCCTTTCCATCTGGTCACTCTTCGAGCGCTGTGTACGCATTTACATATGTAGCG ATTTTCCTGGAAATCCGTCTAAGATATCAGTTAAAATGGCGATTATATCTCCGGATGATCGGACCCGTCATTCAGACTCTGTTGATTATTGCGGCCCTCTACATTTGTTTGTCACGTATCCAGGACAACAAGCACCATCCGACGGATGTCTTAGGGGGCGCTGTCGTCGGTCTAGTCTTCTGTTTAATAACG atattttcctggtcaagagATGAAATATTCAAGCCACGTCCGACTGCATCCAAATCGTTACCGGTGGTACAGAACTCCTTCAGGAAACATCCTAGCCATATCAGCAGTTCACAGAATCCCATTATGCAATCTACATATTCAATCGCCAATTCTAGTCAGGAAGTTACAATAGAGGTGCCATCCTCACCTCTCTAA